The nucleotide sequence GGTGAGAGAAAGTTCCGCGACGTGAGTCTTGTCCCGAGATTCTTACTGGGTGACCTTCGAGAAGCAAAGAACCAAAAGCAAGGTGTTCTGCAATTCCCCAATCCACATTGTAGCTATCAAAATAGAGATGGCGACGTTGGTCAATAATTTTACGTAGTTTACGTAGGATATTGAAACCCTCTGGGATGTCGGTGATACCCTTGGCGATTTTGTTGAGGGTAGCCTTCTTAATACCAGTTTTTGGTGACTTCTCAAAATCAGCTTGAGTGGCTTTGCGAATACCGCTCCATTGCTTTTTAAGGAAGTTTACTTGAATAGTTTTATCTTGAAGTTCACGAGTGGTATCAAGTGCTTTCTGAAGCTGGTTATTGAAATTCTTAACAATTCCCGAAGCTTCTTTTTCGATAATTTCACCACCATTAACTAACTGTTTGATATACATATCTAAAACAGATGGGTGCTTGCTGATGGCATTATAAAGAAGAGGCTGTGTGAAACGAGGCTCGTCACCTTCGTTGTGACCGTGACGACGGTAACCGAGAATATCGATGTAAACATCGCAACCGAACTCTTGGCGAAGTTGTATCGCAGTTGTACAAGCATGCACTACTGCTTCGGGATCATCGGCATTAACGTGAAAAACCGGTGAGTTGAGTACTTTTGCAATGTCAGTACAATAGAGGCTTGAACGACTCTCGCGGTAATTCGCGGTGAAGCCTACTTGATTGTTGAGTACAACATGGACGGTTCCGCCTGTCGAGTAGCCATCGAGATTTGCCATATTACAAATTTCGTAGATGATACCTTGTCCTGAGACTGCAGCGTCACCGTGAACGAGAATAGGAACAATTTTCTTAGGATCATTTTCGTACAGTTCTTCAATTTTGGCGCGTACGCGACCAAGAACAACAGGATTTACGGCTTCGAGGTGAGAAGGGTTAGCTGCAAGTGATAAATGAAGGGGATGACCATCGTCAGTAATAACATCTGATGAATGACCCATGTGGTATTTCACATCGCCATCGCCACCGACTTCATCGGCAATGCCATGACCTTCAAATTCTTGGAAAAGTGCTTTGTACTCTTTTTCAAAGAGATTAGCTAAAACATTGAGACGGCCACGGTGAGCCATACCCATAACAAATTCTTGAACGCCTAAACGAGCACCTTCATTAAAGAGCTCAGTCATTGCGGGGATGAAAGCTTCTAAACCTTCTAAAGAGAATCGTTTTTGACCAACATATTTAACACCCAAAAATTTCTCGAAACCCACACCCTGAGTCAGTTTCCTGAGGATGCTCATTTTTTGTGTTTTAGTGAAATTTGGTTTATTGGCGTTTGATTCCATGCGCTCATGTAACCAACGGCGCATTTCTGAGCTTGGGTTATAGCGATATTCTACACCAATGGAAGCACAATAAGTATCTTCAAGATGAGAAACGATATCTTTGAGTTTGGCACGACCGAGGCGAATTTCGTGACCAACATCAAATTCTTCTTCTAAGTCAGCTTCAGTGAGACCAAAATAATCTAGGGTCAAGTCAGCTTGGTGAAGACGTCTAGGACGTATCGGGTTGGTATTGGAAATAAAGTGGCCACGAGATCTGTAAGCATTGATCAATTTCATGATCTTAACTTCTTTGTCTACATAAGAGGTGGCTTCGAGGGTTTCTTGCTTGTCTATACCTAATTCATAACCTTGAAAAAATTGCTGCCAAGAAGCGTCGACTGATTGGGGATCAGTTTTGAACTTTTGAAGCATCATTTCAATATACGCCGGATTGGC is from Lentisphaera profundi and encodes:
- a CDS encoding 2-oxoglutarate dehydrogenase E1 component yields the protein MSSSNVTDNANPAYIEMMLQKFKTDPQSVDASWQQFFQGYELGIDKQETLEATSYVDKEVKIMKLINAYRSRGHFISNTNPIRPRRLHQADLTLDYFGLTEADLEEEFDVGHEIRLGRAKLKDIVSHLEDTYCASIGVEYRYNPSSEMRRWLHERMESNANKPNFTKTQKMSILRKLTQGVGFEKFLGVKYVGQKRFSLEGLEAFIPAMTELFNEGARLGVQEFVMGMAHRGRLNVLANLFEKEYKALFQEFEGHGIADEVGGDGDVKYHMGHSSDVITDDGHPLHLSLAANPSHLEAVNPVVLGRVRAKIEELYENDPKKIVPILVHGDAAVSGQGIIYEICNMANLDGYSTGGTVHVVLNNQVGFTANYRESRSSLYCTDIAKVLNSPVFHVNADDPEAVVHACTTAIQLRQEFGCDVYIDILGYRRHGHNEGDEPRFTQPLLYNAISKHPSVLDMYIKQLVNGGEIIEKEASGIVKNFNNQLQKALDTTRELQDKTIQVNFLKKQWSGIRKATQADFEKSPKTGIKKATLNKIAKGITDIPEGFNILRKLRKIIDQRRHLYFDSYNVDWGIAEHLAFGSLLLEGHPVRISGQDSRRGTFSHRHSYLIDEKDEMEYVPLNSIDKDQAKYKAYNSHLSEYGVLGFEYGYAHTLPSSLTIWEAQFGDFANGAQVIFDQFISSAESKWQRMNAIVCMLPHGYEGQGPEHSSARLERFLSLAAENNMIVANPTTPANLFHLLRRQLKATYRIPLIVMTPKSLLRHPKVISPVSDLTKGEFQETIDDAAVTNAKDIERLVLCSGKLYYELLAEKEEQGHDNVAIVRIEQFYPTPKEQDLALHKKYGHCKDWYWVQEEPQNMGGWYFMRARLDHLRHDIKFISRKKSASPANGLMKRELAFQDKVIKGAFKGLSSTK